A region from the Musa acuminata AAA Group cultivar baxijiao chromosome BXJ1-10, Cavendish_Baxijiao_AAA, whole genome shotgun sequence genome encodes:
- the LOC135596082 gene encoding ASC1-like protein 3 produces the protein MGPIWGSGSGGGPEPGNFLLVLCFAFGSFVARFLLDRFLYKPCAMRLFGKKAVLMMNDEAKWSKVVKCSESMWKLTYYVTVQIWVLSIIKQEPWSLDTKEYFKGWPNQEMKSSLKLFYMCQCGFYVYSIAALIAWETRRKDFSIMMSHHVVTSTLIGFSYITRFFRIGTVMLALHDTSDVFLEAAKLFKYSEKEMAASLCFGLFALSWLILRLVYFPFWIIKSSSYECVQALSWMENFPTTLYYIFNTMLLTLLVFHTYWWKLIFAMIMRQMGNKGQVGEDIRSDSEDGD, from the exons ATGGGGCCGATCtggggcagcggcagcggcggcggcccgGAGCCGGGAAATTTCTTGCTCGTGCTCTGTTTCGCCTTCGGATCCTTCGTCGCCCGCTTCTTGCTCGACCGCTTCCTCTATAAG CCTTGTGCTATGAGATTGTTTGGTAAAAAAGCTGTTCTAATGATGAATGATGAGGCCAAATGGTCAAAGGTTGTGAAGTGTTCTGAGTCAATGTGGAAGTTGACCTACTATGTTACTGTCCAAATATGGGTCCTTTCAATCATCAAGCAGGAGCCTTGGTCACTGGATACGAAGGAGTACTTCAAAGGGTGGCCGAATCAAGAAATGAA GTCTTCTTTGAAGCTTTTCTACATGTGTCAATGTGGATTTTACGTCTACAGCATTGCTGCTCTCATTGCATGGGAAACTCGCAGGAAGGATTTCTCAATAATGATGTCCCATCACGTAGTCACCTCAACATTGATTGGATTTTCTTATATTACCAG GTTTTTCCGAATAGGGACTGTAATGCTTGCCCTTCACGATACAAGTGATGTCTTCCTAGAAGCAGCTAAATTGTTCAAATATTCAGAAAAGGAGATGGCAGCTAGCTTGTGCTTTGGACTTTTTGCCTTGTCATGGTTAATTCTGCGATTAGTATACTTCCCCTTCTGGATAATTAAATCCTCTAG CTATGAGTGTGTCCAAGCCTTGTCATGGATGGAAAATTTTCCAAccactttatattatatattcaaCACAATGCTTCTTACCCTGCTCGTCTTCCACACCTACTGGTGGAAACTGATATTTGCAATGATTATGAGACAGATGGGTAATAAAGGCCAAGTGGGAGAGGACATCCGATCAG ATTCTGAAGATGGAGATTAA